In Micromonospora sp. WMMD980, the following are encoded in one genomic region:
- a CDS encoding APC family permease yields the protein MFEQNDLARYGYRQELARRLRFRDLLAYGLVYMVPIAPMAIFGSVYAGSGGMVALAYAVGVVALVFTAFSYAQMVQAFPMSGSVYNYAGRGISAPVGFLAGWVILLDYVLVPGLLYLVASVAMHASVPAVPVWLWLLGFVAVNTIVNSVGIRMTAVVTRVMLVSELIVLAIFLAVAGWALASGRGRFSWDAFYNADTFTWAVVAGAVSIAVLSFLGFDGISMLAEETRGGSRQIGRAMAAVLVLAGVLFIAQTWLAAMLLPNPGALLAQGDPNGTAFYDAAAVAGGGWLATLCAVATAIAWGLPNSMVAQVATSRLLYAMARDRQLPGFLAKVSVRRNVPINATLLTGAVSLALGLYMATRADGITLLSSLINFGAMVAFLVLHVSVVVHHLIRRRSGNWWAHLVMPGIGFVILAYVVVNANIAAQRLGLAWLALGMVVLAGLYLSGRRPALSGLAPAQPQARHVERV from the coding sequence ATGTTTGAACAGAACGACTTGGCCCGTTACGGCTATCGCCAGGAGTTGGCTCGGAGGCTGCGGTTCCGGGACCTCTTGGCCTACGGCCTGGTGTACATGGTGCCGATCGCGCCGATGGCGATTTTCGGCAGCGTGTACGCCGGCTCCGGCGGGATGGTGGCCCTGGCGTACGCGGTCGGTGTGGTGGCCCTGGTGTTCACCGCGTTCTCGTACGCGCAGATGGTGCAGGCGTTCCCGATGTCGGGCAGTGTCTACAACTACGCGGGTCGGGGGATCAGCGCGCCGGTCGGTTTTCTGGCCGGTTGGGTGATCCTGCTGGACTACGTGCTGGTGCCGGGGCTGCTGTATCTGGTGGCGTCGGTGGCGATGCACGCGAGCGTGCCGGCGGTGCCGGTGTGGTTGTGGCTGCTGGGGTTCGTCGCGGTTAACACGATCGTCAACTCGGTCGGGATCCGGATGACCGCCGTGGTGACCCGGGTGATGCTCGTCAGCGAGCTGATCGTGCTGGCGATCTTCCTGGCCGTCGCCGGCTGGGCCCTCGCCTCGGGTAGGGGCCGGTTCAGCTGGGACGCGTTCTACAACGCCGACACCTTCACCTGGGCGGTGGTCGCGGGAGCGGTGTCGATCGCCGTCCTCAGCTTCCTGGGCTTCGACGGCATCAGCATGCTGGCCGAGGAGACCCGGGGCGGTTCCCGGCAGATCGGCCGGGCGATGGCCGCCGTCCTCGTCCTGGCCGGGGTGCTGTTCATCGCGCAGACGTGGCTGGCCGCGATGCTCCTGCCCAACCCGGGCGCGCTCCTGGCGCAGGGTGATCCGAACGGCACCGCCTTCTACGACGCCGCCGCGGTGGCCGGCGGCGGCTGGCTGGCGACGCTGTGCGCGGTGGCAACGGCGATCGCGTGGGGTCTGCCGAACTCGATGGTCGCGCAGGTCGCGACGTCCCGGCTGCTGTATGCGATGGCCCGCGACCGGCAGCTCCCGGGCTTTCTGGCGAAGGTGTCGGTACGCCGGAACGTGCCGATCAACGCGACCCTGCTCACCGGCGCGGTGTCCCTCGCGCTGGGTCTTTACATGGCGACCCGGGCGGACGGGATCACGCTGCTGTCGTCGCTGATCAACTTCGGGGCGATGGTGGCGTTCCTGGTCCTGCACGTCTCCGTGGTCGTGCACCACCTGATCCGGCGGCGTAGCGGGAACTGGTGGGCGCATCTGGTCATGCCGGGGATCGGGTTCGTGATCCTCGCCTACGTGGTGGTGAACGCGAACATCGCCGCGCAGCGCCTCGGCCTGGCCTGGCTCGCCCTGGGCATGGTCGTGCTCGCCGGCCTGTACCTGTCCGGTCGCCGGCCCGCCCTGTCGGGACTGGCGCCGGCGCAGCCGCAGGCTCGCCACGTGGAGCGGGTGTGA
- a CDS encoding GNAT family N-acetyltransferase yields MEAAARVRAARWTDKDHVAALIADALHPDPLVAWLIPEPPHRRRVLTQVAAIWVEHAMFYGDIHLTHDLNAATVGFHRYRPIPPPANYHHRLTDAAGEHTQRFDTLDRLLTARRPTEPHYHLAFLAVAPTAQRRGLGTAMLAHHRARLDRIDLPSWSDTTTAAHTLYTRHGYTPRPAITLPNGPTLQPMRRNPDQRGTVPTNAAHPAEGRWQVLNS; encoded by the coding sequence ATGGAGGCCGCCGCTCGTGTCCGCGCCGCCCGCTGGACCGACAAGGACCACGTCGCCGCACTCATCGCCGACGCCCTGCACCCCGACCCCCTCGTCGCCTGGCTGATCCCCGAGCCACCCCACCGGCGCCGCGTCCTCACCCAGGTGGCCGCGATCTGGGTCGAGCACGCCATGTTCTACGGCGACATCCACCTCACCCACGACCTCAACGCCGCCACCGTCGGCTTCCACCGCTACCGACCCATCCCACCACCGGCCAACTACCACCACCGGCTCACCGACGCCGCCGGCGAACACACGCAACGCTTCGACACCCTCGACCGGCTCCTCACCGCCCGCCGGCCCACCGAACCGCACTACCACCTGGCGTTCCTCGCCGTCGCCCCCACCGCCCAACGGCGAGGCCTCGGCACGGCGATGCTCGCCCACCACCGCGCCCGCCTCGACCGCATCGACCTGCCCTCCTGGAGCGACACCACCACCGCCGCCCACACCCTCTACACCCGCCACGGCTACACCCCCCGGCCGGCAATCACGCTGCCCAACGGACCGACCCTGCAACCCATGCGCCGCAACCCCGACCAGCGCGGCACCGTTCCCACGAACGCGGCCCATCCCGCCGAAGGGCGGTGGCAGGTCCTGAATTCCTAA
- a CDS encoding FkbM family methyltransferase: MTAAPNPPDRATIGASQPPNSAFDPPYTQPHPYFGQWGEDRWLVEHLAVPARGVFVDVGAGDGVRGSNTLYFERRGWTGLCVDPDPRNRAPLTRRHCVVRHCAISNTAGEQTFSQYDAKPSWSGLGDRGRGYTVGTVSCLRLGDLLHDLRIERVDLLNIDVEGTELDVWSSFDPAEHCPGIVIIEYDSRDSDRGEERIIRALGADRFELIHRTPANLVLRGLDPVSQRRWRHAR; this comes from the coding sequence ATGACCGCCGCACCGAATCCGCCGGACCGAGCGACCATCGGCGCCTCTCAGCCTCCCAACAGCGCCTTCGACCCGCCGTACACCCAACCGCACCCGTACTTCGGTCAGTGGGGCGAGGACCGCTGGCTCGTCGAACACCTGGCCGTTCCGGCGCGGGGAGTCTTCGTCGATGTCGGGGCAGGCGACGGGGTACGGGGTAGCAACACCCTCTACTTCGAGAGGCGGGGATGGACGGGGTTGTGCGTCGATCCTGATCCGCGGAACCGCGCACCCTTGACGAGACGCCACTGCGTGGTACGCCACTGCGCCATCTCGAACACCGCCGGCGAGCAGACCTTCAGCCAGTACGACGCCAAGCCCTCCTGGTCCGGCCTGGGTGACCGGGGCCGCGGCTACACCGTGGGTACCGTTTCCTGTCTTCGGCTCGGAGACCTGCTCCACGATCTCCGAATCGAGCGGGTCGACCTCCTGAATATCGATGTCGAAGGCACAGAGCTGGACGTCTGGTCGTCCTTCGACCCGGCCGAGCACTGCCCGGGGATCGTCATCATCGAGTACGACTCCCGAGACTCTGACCGCGGTGAGGAGCGGATCATCCGCGCTCTCGGGGCTGATCGCTTCGAGCTCATACATCGAACTCCAGCCAACCTCGTCCTGCGAGGGCTGGATCCGGTGAGCCAGCGACGGTGGCGCCATGCGAGATGA
- the gltX gene encoding glutamate--tRNA ligase, whose amino-acid sequence MASPNSPVRVRFAPSPTGMFHVGNARSLLYNWVLAKQSGGTMVLRIEDTDAERSKPEWVQGTIDAMAWLGAGPDEYEGPLFQSAYVQHHRDAIAKLLAAGQAYYCDCVRTQVVERTGSEHKGYDGYCRDRGLAAAPGSAVRFRTPDEGQTVVRDLVRGEPTFDNATIEDFVIARGDGSPVFLLANVVDDMVMGITHVIRAEEHLPNTPKQQLLWVALGHEPPVWAHAPILVNEKRQKLSKRRDRVALEDFRAEGYLPDAMRNYLMLLGWAPSGDREIVPWDDIVTEFRMADVNPSPAFFDVKKLRAFNGDYIRALSTEQFISACQPWLRGEYAPWRAEHYDDVAFAAVAPLAQTRVAVLSEIVAMVDFLFLPFPSIDEAAWKKAMTGEALALLTEVATAFEKVEWNAESLKRTVEELGAARGLKLGKAQAPVRVAVTGRTVGLPLFESLEVLGRSLTATRIRSAIDRLS is encoded by the coding sequence ATGGCATCGCCAAACTCCCCCGTGCGCGTTCGATTTGCCCCATCGCCGACAGGCATGTTCCACGTGGGTAACGCCCGCTCGCTGCTCTACAACTGGGTGCTGGCCAAGCAGTCCGGCGGCACGATGGTGCTGCGGATCGAGGACACGGACGCCGAACGCAGTAAGCCGGAGTGGGTGCAGGGCACCATCGACGCCATGGCGTGGCTCGGCGCCGGCCCCGATGAGTACGAGGGCCCCCTGTTCCAGTCCGCCTACGTCCAGCACCACCGCGACGCCATCGCGAAGCTGCTCGCGGCAGGTCAGGCCTACTACTGCGACTGCGTGCGTACGCAGGTCGTGGAGCGAACCGGCAGCGAACACAAGGGTTACGACGGTTACTGCCGCGACCGCGGGCTAGCCGCGGCCCCCGGCAGCGCGGTGCGTTTCCGGACGCCGGACGAAGGTCAGACAGTCGTGCGGGATCTGGTGCGCGGCGAGCCCACGTTCGACAACGCCACGATCGAGGATTTCGTCATCGCACGTGGTGACGGCTCCCCGGTGTTCCTTCTCGCGAATGTCGTCGACGACATGGTCATGGGCATTACCCATGTCATCCGCGCCGAGGAGCACCTGCCGAACACGCCCAAGCAGCAGTTGTTGTGGGTGGCGCTCGGGCACGAACCGCCGGTGTGGGCCCACGCGCCGATCCTGGTCAACGAGAAGCGGCAGAAACTGTCCAAGCGCCGGGATCGGGTCGCGCTGGAGGACTTCCGGGCCGAGGGGTACCTGCCCGATGCGATGCGCAACTACCTGATGCTGCTCGGCTGGGCCCCCTCCGGTGACCGGGAGATCGTCCCCTGGGACGACATCGTGACGGAGTTCCGGATGGCCGACGTCAATCCGTCGCCGGCGTTCTTCGACGTCAAGAAGCTGCGGGCCTTCAACGGCGACTACATCCGCGCGTTGAGCACAGAGCAGTTCATCTCGGCGTGTCAGCCGTGGCTGCGCGGTGAGTACGCCCCGTGGCGGGCTGAGCACTACGACGACGTCGCCTTCGCCGCTGTCGCGCCCTTGGCGCAGACCCGGGTCGCGGTGCTCAGCGAGATCGTCGCCATGGTCGACTTCCTGTTCCTGCCGTTCCCGTCGATCGACGAGGCGGCTTGGAAGAAGGCCATGACCGGGGAGGCTCTGGCGCTACTCACCGAGGTGGCTACCGCTTTCGAAAAGGTGGAGTGGAATGCCGAGTCGCTCAAGCGCACGGTCGAGGAGTTGGGGGCAGCTCGCGGGCTGAAGCTGGGTAAGGCCCAGGCACCGGTCCGGGTTGCCGTGACCGGCCGTACCGTCGGGCTGCCCCTGTTCGAGTCGTTGGAGGTGCTCGGCCGGAGCCTCACTGCCACGAGGATCAGGAGTGCGATCGACCGGCTCTCGTAG
- a CDS encoding NYN domain-containing protein, translated as MTLDQHSVRLAVLIDADNAQPALIAPLLAEVAKYGTAHVKRAYGDWTGTGLRGWKERLLSQSIQPIQQFAYTNGKNATDAALIIDAMDLLYTDRFDGFCIVSSDSDFTRLASRIRESGLTVYGFGERKTPQPFVHACDKFVYTENLAREHPGRPTQVVASMKSMAHAPLAQLVQDTALVDLLQRTVDAASGDDGWAHLAAVGNILTKQRPDFDSRTYGYAKLTDLVTATELFDVDRRLPGGGRPAVVYVRDRRHP; from the coding sequence ATGACTCTCGACCAGCACAGCGTCCGGCTGGCGGTCCTCATCGACGCCGACAACGCACAGCCGGCGCTTATCGCACCACTGCTGGCCGAGGTCGCTAAGTACGGCACCGCGCACGTCAAACGCGCATACGGCGACTGGACCGGCACCGGTCTCCGCGGCTGGAAGGAACGCCTGCTGTCCCAATCCATTCAGCCTATACAGCAGTTCGCCTACACCAATGGCAAGAATGCTACCGATGCCGCCCTGATCATCGACGCGATGGACCTGCTTTACACGGACCGGTTCGACGGCTTCTGCATCGTCTCCAGTGACAGCGACTTCACCCGCCTCGCGTCGCGCATCCGCGAATCCGGACTCACCGTCTACGGCTTCGGCGAACGCAAGACTCCCCAACCGTTCGTCCACGCCTGCGACAAGTTCGTCTACACCGAAAACCTTGCCCGCGAGCATCCCGGGAGACCGACGCAGGTAGTCGCCAGCATGAAGTCCATGGCGCATGCCCCCCTCGCTCAACTCGTCCAAGACACCGCGCTCGTGGACCTGCTACAGCGCACTGTCGATGCGGCCTCCGGTGACGACGGCTGGGCCCACCTCGCCGCGGTCGGGAACATTTTGACCAAGCAGCGCCCAGACTTCGACTCCCGCACCTACGGATATGCCAAGCTCACCGATCTCGTCACCGCCACCGAACTGTTCGACGTCGACCGCCGTCTCCCTGGCGGTGGTAGGCCCGCTGTCGTCTACGTCCGCGACCGTCGACACCCATGA
- a CDS encoding phytanoyl-CoA dioxygenase family protein — MMRATGDDLRRRFRQDGYLAIEGFLERETLSQLRVAADLAFEQIIGQTMSLRTAHPRLTWWRLPDGRPYVFKIKPVVDLAPAFVGMAASEDIGFLASSMLSAKATLMEDKVTYKAALADPADWADLPVLGEDVRKHSDASYFAARGYDRVITVALCLDDCPAAAGALQVWPGSHRRPVRHEPTPAQGPVVPDDDAPDDQAVTLEASAGSLLAWDAALVHASGPNSTDRPRRLLVLGYSASGS; from the coding sequence ATGATGCGAGCGACCGGCGACGACCTCCGGCGCCGCTTCCGTCAGGACGGCTACCTCGCCATCGAGGGATTCCTGGAGCGCGAGACGTTGTCCCAGTTGCGCGTCGCCGCCGACCTGGCATTCGAGCAGATCATCGGCCAGACCATGTCCCTGCGGACGGCGCATCCTCGCCTCACCTGGTGGCGCCTGCCGGATGGCCGACCGTACGTCTTCAAGATCAAACCTGTCGTCGATCTCGCACCGGCCTTCGTGGGCATGGCGGCGAGCGAAGATATCGGATTCCTCGCCTCGTCGATGCTCTCCGCCAAGGCGACATTGATGGAGGACAAGGTCACCTACAAGGCGGCACTCGCCGACCCCGCCGATTGGGCCGACCTGCCGGTTCTCGGCGAGGACGTCCGCAAACACTCCGACGCCTCGTACTTCGCGGCGCGCGGCTACGACCGGGTGATCACGGTGGCGCTGTGTCTCGATGACTGCCCCGCAGCCGCAGGGGCGCTGCAGGTCTGGCCCGGCAGTCACCGACGCCCTGTGCGACACGAGCCGACACCAGCCCAGGGGCCGGTCGTCCCGGACGATGACGCGCCCGACGATCAGGCGGTGACGCTGGAGGCATCAGCGGGATCACTGCTGGCCTGGGATGCCGCGCTCGTGCACGCCAGCGGGCCGAACAGCACCGACAGACCGCGGCGACTGCTGGTTCTCGGTTACTCGGCGAGCGGCTCATGA
- a CDS encoding GPP34 family phosphoprotein, protein MNTVPLLPLRDELFLLGHNDDTGQPHIHRRALALGLAGAVLIDLFLAGRIALTDTTGDAGPAGGQRIRPHLDRPVGDLIADAALTSLRYADPVPTVRGWLAWFADDLYERTRAGLHAGGILHRATRRRLAGLARTETYLATDTKWAVVARARLRYLAAGRDQPDNHTAALAGLVAVLGLTEHLYLGEDITTLTAHLRAIAAQHHRPVRDITAAVDAAVGDLATATYR, encoded by the coding sequence ATGAACACGGTTCCGCTGCTGCCGTTGCGCGACGAGTTGTTCCTGCTCGGCCACAACGACGACACCGGGCAACCCCACATCCATCGGCGGGCTCTCGCGCTCGGGCTAGCCGGGGCGGTCCTGATCGACCTGTTCCTGGCCGGGCGGATCGCCCTCACCGACACCACCGGGGACGCCGGGCCGGCGGGTGGGCAGCGGATCCGGCCACACCTCGACCGGCCGGTCGGTGACCTGATCGCCGACGCCGCCCTCACCTCGCTCCGCTACGCCGACCCGGTTCCGACGGTGCGGGGGTGGCTGGCCTGGTTCGCCGACGACCTGTACGAGCGCACCCGCGCCGGCCTGCACGCCGGCGGGATCCTGCACCGCGCCACCCGCCGCCGCCTCGCCGGCCTCGCCCGCACCGAGACCTACCTCGCCACCGACACCAAGTGGGCCGTCGTCGCCCGCGCCCGCCTGCGCTACCTCGCCGCCGGCCGCGACCAGCCCGACAACCACACCGCCGCCCTCGCCGGCCTCGTCGCCGTGCTCGGCCTCACCGAGCACCTCTACCTCGGCGAGGACATCACCACCCTGACCGCCCACCTACGCGCCATCGCCGCCCAGCACCACCGACCGGTACGCGACATCACCGCCGCCGTCGACGCCGCCGTCGGTGACCTCGCCACCGCCACCTACCGCTGA
- a CDS encoding methionine adenosyltransferase, translating into MQVITSLGAVHPDQSPFDVAERKGIGHPDSLADLVADSFSRRYSATCQERFGAVPNHWVDKVTLVGAAADVRFGGYDIRKPVDCYLFGKVTERIDGNDVSVAKLFDDTVRAVLTSTLDDPAILGHLRIHVNNTAGTGVDHDREFYQPRTAAGITKVLASESVANDTVVCAGTSLRGIAARTAVRLETLLTGAAFRTRYQTGTDVKVMVVRDRGQLDVTAAVPFHPASVHGWSEYRTALDAIRDEIEGELKRVLDETPTAAGARLSLNTKDVPGRGYLAPFGTSLGKGDCGAVGRGNRYNGAIEPLRPASGEAPAGKNPLHHVGKIYTAVADELARRIMAELETYAEVVIAARNGGQLDDPAYVLIRSEAPIGAAGEALARAAMRTAPGYIQRFLETDPVSRFRAQEPC; encoded by the coding sequence ATGCAGGTCATCACCAGCCTCGGAGCGGTACACCCCGACCAGTCACCGTTCGATGTCGCGGAGCGCAAGGGCATCGGCCACCCTGACAGCCTCGCGGACCTGGTCGCCGATAGCTTCTCCCGCCGCTACTCCGCAACCTGCCAGGAGCGCTTCGGTGCGGTGCCGAACCACTGGGTCGACAAGGTGACGCTGGTGGGCGCAGCCGCTGACGTCCGGTTCGGCGGGTACGACATCCGCAAGCCGGTCGACTGCTACCTCTTCGGCAAGGTCACCGAGCGGATCGACGGCAACGATGTATCCGTCGCCAAACTGTTCGACGACACGGTCCGCGCTGTTCTCACCAGCACGTTGGACGACCCGGCAATCCTTGGGCACCTGCGCATTCACGTGAACAACACCGCCGGCACCGGGGTCGATCACGACAGGGAGTTCTACCAGCCTCGGACGGCTGCCGGGATCACGAAGGTGCTCGCCAGTGAGTCCGTCGCCAACGACACCGTCGTGTGCGCCGGGACGAGCCTTCGTGGCATCGCGGCGCGGACGGCGGTCCGACTGGAGACGCTGCTGACCGGCGCCGCCTTCCGAACTCGCTACCAAACCGGCACCGACGTCAAGGTCATGGTGGTCCGCGACCGTGGCCAACTGGACGTGACCGCGGCAGTGCCCTTCCATCCCGCCAGCGTTCACGGCTGGTCGGAGTATCGGACGGCGCTGGACGCCATCCGCGACGAGATCGAGGGTGAGCTCAAGCGGGTGCTCGACGAGACACCGACGGCAGCTGGGGCACGGCTGTCGCTGAACACCAAGGACGTGCCCGGTCGTGGCTACCTCGCGCCCTTCGGCACCTCACTGGGCAAGGGAGACTGTGGCGCTGTCGGGCGGGGCAACCGGTACAACGGGGCGATCGAGCCCCTTCGTCCGGCGAGCGGCGAGGCGCCCGCAGGCAAGAACCCGCTTCACCACGTCGGGAAGATCTACACGGCCGTAGCCGACGAACTCGCACGACGCATCATGGCCGAGCTCGAGACGTACGCCGAGGTGGTCATCGCGGCACGCAACGGCGGCCAGTTGGACGATCCCGCGTACGTGCTCATCCGGTCCGAGGCGCCCATCGGGGCCGCCGGCGAGGCACTCGCTCGGGCAGCGATGCGGACGGCACCGGGGTACATCCAGCGGTTCCTGGAGACCGACCCGGTGAGTCGCTTCCGCGCGCAGGAGCCGTGCTGA
- a CDS encoding radical SAM protein — protein MRVSAMTSDPAPWEWEFDWHLTNRCNFFCEYCHPQIRHVLNKKHLNEPDADLVVRRFEDLDRTSLVHMSGGEPFLFPGFVELCAGLTRRNWISINTNLASPELVTRFANEVDPTRVAKIVAALHVPERERLGLPMTEYAESFRILRGAGFDVVALYVLFPPLLPRLRDDLASLAALGVDPLRAKVFKGVYDGRRYPEAYTDAQRELILENSGEYTFNRPYLDGMLAFRGQPCTAGMTSFKVTVTGEVRRCASVPTSYGNLYDGTFRPASAPEPCPAKRVLVLSQCMAYLVDPPQPASAVAAPSRS, from the coding sequence GTGCGTGTGTCAGCGATGACGTCGGACCCGGCGCCGTGGGAGTGGGAGTTCGACTGGCACCTGACGAACCGCTGCAACTTCTTCTGCGAGTACTGCCATCCGCAGATTCGTCACGTGTTGAACAAGAAGCACCTGAACGAGCCCGACGCCGACCTGGTGGTGCGGCGCTTCGAGGATCTCGACCGCACGAGTCTCGTGCACATGTCGGGCGGAGAGCCGTTCCTGTTTCCCGGGTTCGTCGAACTTTGCGCCGGGCTGACCCGCCGCAACTGGATCAGCATCAACACCAACCTGGCGTCGCCCGAGCTGGTCACCCGCTTCGCCAACGAGGTGGACCCGACGCGGGTGGCCAAGATCGTGGCGGCCCTGCACGTACCGGAGCGGGAACGCCTCGGGTTGCCGATGACGGAGTACGCCGAGTCGTTCCGGATCCTGCGCGGGGCCGGCTTCGACGTGGTGGCACTCTACGTGCTCTTCCCGCCGCTGCTCCCGCGGCTACGCGACGACTTGGCGTCGCTGGCGGCTCTCGGAGTGGATCCGCTGCGGGCCAAGGTGTTCAAGGGCGTCTACGACGGTCGCCGGTACCCCGAGGCGTACACCGACGCGCAGCGTGAGCTGATCCTGGAGAACTCCGGCGAGTACACCTTCAACCGGCCGTACCTCGACGGGATGCTCGCCTTCCGCGGCCAGCCCTGCACGGCGGGGATGACCTCCTTCAAGGTGACCGTGACCGGTGAGGTTCGGCGGTGTGCTTCTGTGCCGACCAGCTACGGGAACCTCTACGACGGGACCTTCCGGCCCGCCTCCGCACCGGAGCCGTGCCCGGCGAAGCGTGTCCTGGTCCTGTCGCAGTGCATGGCGTACCTCGTCGATCCGCCACAGCCCGCATCCGCCGTCGCTGCCCCGTCGCGTTCGTGA
- a CDS encoding methyltransferase domain-containing protein codes for MPPALDEVHLRHLRELCARPAMIDDEGLRLGGTYVMFFAESVLMAEHAAALLADQHGAHVLEIGLGLGVFAQQIAPLRPARYTAVEPHPKVVDLVAPRVREQLSCPVVVVVEPWQVLDLEPDSIDAIMYDTWPPDGHADADFASFVERVAIPVLRPGGRFSFFHSGTQLPEARVEVLDHFFPGWSATKVTIPANQLPSGWTKPTGDFLVSCARKGVQ; via the coding sequence ATGCCGCCGGCGTTGGACGAGGTTCATCTCCGTCATCTCCGCGAGTTGTGCGCCCGCCCGGCCATGATCGACGACGAAGGCCTCCGCCTCGGAGGCACGTACGTGATGTTCTTCGCCGAGTCCGTCCTGATGGCTGAGCACGCCGCCGCGCTACTCGCAGATCAACACGGAGCGCATGTGCTGGAAATCGGCCTCGGCCTGGGTGTCTTCGCCCAGCAGATCGCGCCGCTGCGACCCGCCCGTTACACCGCCGTCGAACCGCATCCGAAGGTCGTGGACCTGGTCGCGCCGAGAGTCCGCGAGCAGCTGTCCTGCCCCGTCGTGGTTGTCGTCGAACCATGGCAGGTGCTCGACCTTGAGCCGGACAGCATCGACGCGATCATGTACGACACCTGGCCGCCCGACGGGCACGCCGACGCCGATTTCGCCAGCTTCGTGGAACGGGTAGCGATCCCTGTCCTGCGGCCCGGAGGTCGCTTCAGCTTCTTCCACAGCGGCACACAGTTGCCCGAAGCGCGCGTCGAAGTGCTGGACCACTTCTTCCCGGGCTGGAGCGCAACGAAAGTGACCATCCCTGCGAATCAACTGCCGAGCGGCTGGACGAAGCCCACGGGTGACTTCCTCGTGTCGTGCGCCCGGAAAGGGGTCCAATGA
- a CDS encoding acetamidase/formamidase family protein, which translates to MTGMDVITYRPARDELAYTFGGRMPVAHVRSGDVLRVHTEDCFGGLVRGPADLPSRVCAMPYLNPVSGPFFVEDAEPGDTLAVHLASIVPARDWGVSSTFPHFGALTGTAHTATLQPPLEERVWVYDIDRRAGTVRFHATGSEHTVDLPLEPMIGTIGVAPGGFEARSTIVPDSHGGNLDTPRLRAGSTLFLGVNVHGAMLALGDGHARQGEGEACGVGVEIATTTTMAIEVIKAVPTVWPRLETDGEVMSVGCARPLEDAYRIAHRDLVAWASALTGLNELDAYQLVSQAARAPIGNVCDPNYTVLAAVDKALLPAPAAAYAGVHARLRQQVAGLREEPPR; encoded by the coding sequence GTGACTGGCATGGACGTGATCACCTACCGGCCGGCGCGCGACGAACTGGCCTACACGTTCGGTGGTCGGATGCCGGTGGCTCACGTCCGCTCCGGCGACGTGCTGCGGGTGCACACCGAGGACTGCTTCGGCGGCCTGGTCCGCGGGCCGGCGGATCTGCCGTCGCGGGTGTGTGCGATGCCGTACCTGAACCCGGTGTCCGGGCCGTTCTTCGTCGAGGACGCCGAGCCCGGCGACACCCTCGCCGTCCACCTCGCGTCGATCGTCCCGGCCCGGGACTGGGGTGTGTCGTCGACGTTCCCGCACTTCGGCGCGTTGACCGGCACGGCGCACACCGCGACGCTGCAGCCGCCGCTTGAGGAGCGGGTGTGGGTGTACGACATCGACCGGCGGGCCGGCACGGTCCGCTTCCACGCCACCGGCAGCGAACACACCGTCGACCTGCCGCTGGAGCCGATGATTGGCACTATCGGGGTCGCTCCCGGCGGGTTCGAGGCCCGCTCCACGATCGTCCCCGACTCCCATGGCGGGAACCTCGACACCCCACGGCTGCGCGCCGGATCGACCCTGTTTCTGGGGGTGAACGTGCACGGAGCGATGCTCGCCCTCGGCGACGGACACGCCCGCCAGGGCGAGGGCGAGGCCTGCGGGGTCGGGGTGGAGATCGCCACGACCACCACCATGGCCATCGAGGTCATCAAGGCTGTCCCCACGGTGTGGCCTCGGCTGGAGACCGACGGTGAGGTGATGTCGGTCGGCTGCGCCCGGCCGCTGGAGGACGCCTACCGCATCGCCCACCGTGATCTGGTTGCCTGGGCCAGCGCCCTGACCGGGCTGAACGAGCTCGACGCCTACCAACTCGTGTCGCAGGCCGCCAGGGCGCCGATCGGCAACGTTTGCGACCCGAACTACACGGTCCTGGCCGCCGTGGACAAGGCGCTGCTTCCTGCCCCGGCCGCCGCCTACGCGGGGGTGCACGCCCGGCTGCGGCAGCAGGTGGCCGGGCTGCGGGAGGAGCCGCCGCGATGA